The following coding sequences lie in one Thermomicrobium sp. 4228-Ro genomic window:
- the tuf gene encoding elongation factor Tu yields the protein RFERTKPHVNVGTIGHVDHGKTTLTAAITKVLSFKGWANYKPYEQIDKAPEERARGITIAISHVEYETEKRHYAHVDCPGHADYIKNMITGAAQMDGAILVVSAPDGPMPQTREHILLARQVEVPAIVVFLNKVDMLDDPELLELVELEVRELLSQYGYPGESVPVVRGSALRALESSATDPEAPEYAPIWELLRVVDEYIPTPVRAVDKPFLMPIEDVFGIKGRGTVVTGRVERGRLRPGETVEIVGLGPTRQTVVTSIEMFQKVLDEAVAGDNIGCLLRGIERDEVERGMVLAAPGSITPHTEFEAEVYVLSKEEGGRHTPFFAGYRPQFYIRTTDVTGEVAGLPEGVEMVMPGDNVRLRVVLDKPVALEEGSRFAIREGGRTVGAGVVTKIIK from the coding sequence GCGGTTTGAGCGGACGAAGCCGCACGTGAACGTAGGGACGATTGGGCATGTGGATCATGGGAAGACGACGTTGACGGCGGCGATCACGAAGGTGTTGAGTTTCAAGGGGTGGGCGAACTATAAGCCGTACGAGCAGATCGACAAGGCGCCGGAGGAGCGGGCGCGGGGGATCACGATAGCGATCAGCCACGTGGAGTATGAGACGGAGAAGCGGCACTATGCGCATGTGGATTGTCCGGGGCATGCGGACTACATCAAGAACATGATCACGGGTGCGGCGCAGATGGACGGGGCGATTTTGGTGGTGAGTGCGCCGGATGGGCCGATGCCGCAGACGCGGGAGCACATTTTGCTGGCGCGGCAGGTGGAAGTGCCGGCGATCGTGGTGTTTTTGAACAAGGTGGACATGCTGGATGATCCGGAGTTGTTGGAGCTGGTGGAGCTGGAGGTCCGGGAGCTGTTGAGCCAGTATGGGTATCCGGGGGAGAGCGTGCCGGTGGTACGGGGGTCGGCGCTGCGGGCACTGGAGTCGAGTGCGACGGATCCGGAGGCGCCGGAGTATGCGCCGATCTGGGAGCTGTTGCGGGTGGTGGACGAGTACATCCCGACGCCGGTGCGGGCGGTGGACAAGCCGTTTTTGATGCCGATCGAGGACGTATTTGGGATCAAAGGGCGTGGGACGGTGGTGACGGGTCGGGTGGAGCGTGGGCGGCTGCGGCCTGGGGAGACGGTCGAGATCGTGGGGCTGGGGCCGACGCGGCAGACGGTGGTGACGTCGATCGAGATGTTCCAGAAGGTGTTGGACGAGGCGGTAGCGGGGGACAACATCGGGTGCTTGTTGCGGGGGATCGAGCGGGACGAGGTTGAGCGGGGGATGGTGCTGGCGGCGCCGGGGTCGATCACGCCGCACACGGAGTTCGAGGCGGAGGTGTACGTGTTGTCGAAGGAGGAGGGGGGGCGGCACACGCCGTTCTTTGCGGGGTATCGGCCGCAGTTTTACATTCGGACGACGGACGTGACGGGGGAGGTCGCGGGGCTGCCGGAGGGGGTGGAGATGGTGATGCCGGGGGACAACGTGCGGCTGCGGGTGGTGTTGGACAAGCCGGTGGCGCTGGAGGAAGGGTCGCGCTTTGCCATCCGCGAAGGGGGCCGCACGGTCGGCGCCGGCGTCGTCACCAAGATCATCAAGTAG
- the rpsJ gene encoding 30S ribosomal protein S10 — protein MSRRPAQRIRIRLKSHDHRILDQSARQIVETAESTGAKVAGPIPLPTRIERFTVIRSPFIDKDSQEHFEIRTHKRLIDVLEPSPSTIRALMRLTLPAGVDIEIKL, from the coding sequence ATGTCGCGCAGACCGGCACAACGGATTCGGATCCGGCTGAAATCGCACGATCACCGGATCCTCGATCAGTCGGCTCGACAGATCGTCGAGACGGCTGAAAGTACTGGTGCAAAAGTGGCGGGACCGATACCCCTGCCCACGCGGATCGAACGGTTCACCGTTATCCGCTCGCCGTTCATCGACAAGGACTCGCAGGAGCACTTCGAGATCCGCACCCACAAGCGGCTGATCGACGTGCTCGAGCCGAGTCCGTCGACGATCCGCGCGCTGATGCGGCTGACGTTGCCGGCAGGGGTAGACATCGAGATCAAGCTCTGA